One part of the Musa acuminata AAA Group cultivar baxijiao chromosome BXJ1-5, Cavendish_Baxijiao_AAA, whole genome shotgun sequence genome encodes these proteins:
- the LOC103983694 gene encoding uncharacterized protein LOC103983694 isoform X1, whose product MENSAAPSDPSPEASPQGGRDRESSDQDGNIKGEISTAHHSRRPNLTTLQIPARTLEIPLPSARSNVLSSPGSVRAGLPPRPSSTRAKSSIRSLFPQRSLKTKNSTPEGDRTVLLIPRTPSSEGPQEQASTSRQFFITKVLPSTKALSSGSTNRTHSLPVTPVANCGPSAVQERHAIDLSNLQKSDVQTQIRRSFSVPGNAKNGSLRRMDSIGLVRVISATPHPVAVDNAIENDDIEAVNVTEDEGQDIPEEEAVCRICFVELAEGGETLKMECSCKGELALAHQECAIKWFSIKGNKTCDVCKQEVRNLPVTLLRLQNRQTVNRRQPNATQRQEAAPYRVWQDVPVLVMVSMLAYFCFLEQLLVTEMGSRALAISLPFSCVLGLLSSMIASTMVTVSKSYIWAYASFQFAIVILFAHIFYNVLRVSPVLSVLLSSFTGFGIAISTNASLVEYLRWRARRNLRLAQQQSDNRQQQESRNLPEVENGGNVRQHESENQIQNPDPSQQG is encoded by the exons ATGGAGAATTCGGCGGCTCCGTCGGATCCTTCTCCCGAGGCGTCGCCGCAAGGAGGCCGCGACCGAGAG TCATCTGACCAGGATGGAAACATCAAAGGAGAGATTTCAACGGCTCATCATTCTCGGCGGCCAAACCTTACCACTTTGCAGATACCTGCAAGAACCTTGGAAATTCCATTGCCTTCTGCAAGATCAAATGTTTTGTCCAGTCCTGGTTCAGTAAGAGCAGGCTTGCCACCCAGGCCTAgttcaacaagggcaaaatcatccaTCAGAAGTCTTTTCCCACAAAGGAGTCTTAAGACCAAAAACTCTACTCCAGAGGGTGATAGAACAGTTCTCCTGATTCCTCGAACACCTTCTTCAGAAGGACCACAAGAACAGGCATCAACATCAAGGCAGTTCTTTATTACCAAGGTCTTACCCTCTACCAAGGCCTTGTCCTCTGGTTCAACCAATAGAACACACTCTTTACCTGTGACACCAGTTGCCAATTGTGGTCCATCAGCTGTGCAGGAAAGACATGCGATTGACCTCTCCAATCTGCAA AAAAGCGATGTGCAGACACAAATCAGACGTTCATTTTCCGTTCCTGGGAATGCCAAGAATGGAAGTTTACGGAGAATGGATTCAATAGGTCTTGTCCGAGTTATTTCAGCAACCCCTCATCCTGTCGCTGTAGACAATGCCATTGAAAATGATGATATAGAGGCAGTTAACG TAACTGAAGATGAAGGTCAAGATATTCCGGAAGAAGAGGCAGTCTGCCGGATATGTTTTGTCGAACTTGCAGAAGGGGGAGAAACTCTTAAAATGGAATGTAGCTGCAAAGGAGAACTTGCACTTGCACACCAAGAATGTGCTATAAAATGGTTTAGCATCAAGGGAAATAAGACATGTGATGTGTGCAAGCAGGAAGTGCGAAACCTCCCTGTGACATTGCTCAGACTACAGAATCGTCAGACTGTTAATAGGCGCCAGCCAAATGCAACTCAGCGACAAGAAGCTGCTCCCTACCG GGTATGGCAGGATGTCCCTGTTCTTGTCATGGTCAGCATGCTTGCCTATTTCTGCTTCTTGGAGCAACTTCTA GTTACTGAAATGGGCTCACGTGCTCTTGCTATATCTTTGCCTTTTTCTTGTGTTCTCGGTCTCCTTTCTTCCATGATTGCTTCAACAATGG TTACAGTGAGCAAGAGCTACATTTGGGCTTATGCATCTTTCCAGTTTGCAATTGTAATCCTCTTTGCTCATATCTTTTATAACGTG CTAAGAGTAAGCCCCGTTCTCTCAGTGTTACTTTCCTCATTCACTGGGTTTGGAATTGCAATCAGTACAAATGCATCACTTGTTGAGTATTTAAGATGGAGGGCTAGGCGGAATTTACGTTTGGCACAGCAACAAAGTGACAATAGGCAGCAGCAAGAATCCAGAAACCTACCCGAAGTTGAAAATGGAGGTAATGTTAGGCAGCATGAATCAGAGAACCAGATCCAGAATCCTGACCCTTCTCAACAAGGATGA
- the LOC103983694 gene encoding uncharacterized protein LOC103983694 isoform X2, with protein sequence MENSAAPSDPSPEASPQGGRDRESSDQDGNIKGEISTAHHSRRPNLTTLQIPARTLEIPLPSARSNVLSSPGSVRAGLPPRPSSTRAKSSIRSLFPQRSLKTKNSTPEGDRTVLLIPRTPSSEGPQEQASTSRQFFITKVLPSTKALSSGSTNRTHSLPVTPVANCGPSAVQERHAIDLSNLQKSDVQTQIRRSFSVPGNAKNGSLRRMDSIGLVRVISATPHPVAVDNAIENDDIEAVNVTEDEGQDIPEEEAVCRICFVELAEGGETLKMECSCKGELALAHQECAIKWFSIKGNKTCDVCKQEVRNLPVTLLRLQNRQTVNRRQPNATQRQEAAPYRVWQDVPVLVMVSMLAYFCFLEQLLVTEMGSRALAISLPFSCVLGLLSSMIASTMVSKSYIWAYASFQFAIVILFAHIFYNVLRVSPVLSVLLSSFTGFGIAISTNASLVEYLRWRARRNLRLAQQQSDNRQQQESRNLPEVENGGNVRQHESENQIQNPDPSQQG encoded by the exons ATGGAGAATTCGGCGGCTCCGTCGGATCCTTCTCCCGAGGCGTCGCCGCAAGGAGGCCGCGACCGAGAG TCATCTGACCAGGATGGAAACATCAAAGGAGAGATTTCAACGGCTCATCATTCTCGGCGGCCAAACCTTACCACTTTGCAGATACCTGCAAGAACCTTGGAAATTCCATTGCCTTCTGCAAGATCAAATGTTTTGTCCAGTCCTGGTTCAGTAAGAGCAGGCTTGCCACCCAGGCCTAgttcaacaagggcaaaatcatccaTCAGAAGTCTTTTCCCACAAAGGAGTCTTAAGACCAAAAACTCTACTCCAGAGGGTGATAGAACAGTTCTCCTGATTCCTCGAACACCTTCTTCAGAAGGACCACAAGAACAGGCATCAACATCAAGGCAGTTCTTTATTACCAAGGTCTTACCCTCTACCAAGGCCTTGTCCTCTGGTTCAACCAATAGAACACACTCTTTACCTGTGACACCAGTTGCCAATTGTGGTCCATCAGCTGTGCAGGAAAGACATGCGATTGACCTCTCCAATCTGCAA AAAAGCGATGTGCAGACACAAATCAGACGTTCATTTTCCGTTCCTGGGAATGCCAAGAATGGAAGTTTACGGAGAATGGATTCAATAGGTCTTGTCCGAGTTATTTCAGCAACCCCTCATCCTGTCGCTGTAGACAATGCCATTGAAAATGATGATATAGAGGCAGTTAACG TAACTGAAGATGAAGGTCAAGATATTCCGGAAGAAGAGGCAGTCTGCCGGATATGTTTTGTCGAACTTGCAGAAGGGGGAGAAACTCTTAAAATGGAATGTAGCTGCAAAGGAGAACTTGCACTTGCACACCAAGAATGTGCTATAAAATGGTTTAGCATCAAGGGAAATAAGACATGTGATGTGTGCAAGCAGGAAGTGCGAAACCTCCCTGTGACATTGCTCAGACTACAGAATCGTCAGACTGTTAATAGGCGCCAGCCAAATGCAACTCAGCGACAAGAAGCTGCTCCCTACCG GGTATGGCAGGATGTCCCTGTTCTTGTCATGGTCAGCATGCTTGCCTATTTCTGCTTCTTGGAGCAACTTCTA GTTACTGAAATGGGCTCACGTGCTCTTGCTATATCTTTGCCTTTTTCTTGTGTTCTCGGTCTCCTTTCTTCCATGATTGCTTCAACAATGG TGAGCAAGAGCTACATTTGGGCTTATGCATCTTTCCAGTTTGCAATTGTAATCCTCTTTGCTCATATCTTTTATAACGTG CTAAGAGTAAGCCCCGTTCTCTCAGTGTTACTTTCCTCATTCACTGGGTTTGGAATTGCAATCAGTACAAATGCATCACTTGTTGAGTATTTAAGATGGAGGGCTAGGCGGAATTTACGTTTGGCACAGCAACAAAGTGACAATAGGCAGCAGCAAGAATCCAGAAACCTACCCGAAGTTGAAAATGGAGGTAATGTTAGGCAGCATGAATCAGAGAACCAGATCCAGAATCCTGACCCTTCTCAACAAGGATGA
- the LOC103983694 gene encoding uncharacterized protein LOC103983694 isoform X4, with translation MENSAAPSDPSPEASPQGGRDRESSDQDGNIKGEISTAHHSRRPNLTTLQIPARTLEIPLPSARSNVLSSPGSVRAGLPPRPSSTRAKSSIRSLFPQRSLKTKNSTPEGDRTVLLIPRTPSSEGPQEQASTSRQFFITKVLPSTKALSSGSTNRTHSLPVTPVANCGPSAVQERHAIDLSNLQKSDVQTQIRRSFSVPGNAKNGSLRRMDSIGLVRVISATPHPVAVDNAIENDDIEAVNVTEDEGQDIPEEEAVCRICFVELAEGGETLKMECSCKGELALAHQECAIKWFSIKGNKTCDVCKQEVRNLPVTLLRLQNRQTVNRRQPNATQRQEAAPYRVWQDVPVLVMVSMLAYFCFLEQLLVTEMGSRALAISLPFSCVLGLLSSMIASTMAKSKPRSLSVTFLIHWVWNCNQYKCITC, from the exons ATGGAGAATTCGGCGGCTCCGTCGGATCCTTCTCCCGAGGCGTCGCCGCAAGGAGGCCGCGACCGAGAG TCATCTGACCAGGATGGAAACATCAAAGGAGAGATTTCAACGGCTCATCATTCTCGGCGGCCAAACCTTACCACTTTGCAGATACCTGCAAGAACCTTGGAAATTCCATTGCCTTCTGCAAGATCAAATGTTTTGTCCAGTCCTGGTTCAGTAAGAGCAGGCTTGCCACCCAGGCCTAgttcaacaagggcaaaatcatccaTCAGAAGTCTTTTCCCACAAAGGAGTCTTAAGACCAAAAACTCTACTCCAGAGGGTGATAGAACAGTTCTCCTGATTCCTCGAACACCTTCTTCAGAAGGACCACAAGAACAGGCATCAACATCAAGGCAGTTCTTTATTACCAAGGTCTTACCCTCTACCAAGGCCTTGTCCTCTGGTTCAACCAATAGAACACACTCTTTACCTGTGACACCAGTTGCCAATTGTGGTCCATCAGCTGTGCAGGAAAGACATGCGATTGACCTCTCCAATCTGCAA AAAAGCGATGTGCAGACACAAATCAGACGTTCATTTTCCGTTCCTGGGAATGCCAAGAATGGAAGTTTACGGAGAATGGATTCAATAGGTCTTGTCCGAGTTATTTCAGCAACCCCTCATCCTGTCGCTGTAGACAATGCCATTGAAAATGATGATATAGAGGCAGTTAACG TAACTGAAGATGAAGGTCAAGATATTCCGGAAGAAGAGGCAGTCTGCCGGATATGTTTTGTCGAACTTGCAGAAGGGGGAGAAACTCTTAAAATGGAATGTAGCTGCAAAGGAGAACTTGCACTTGCACACCAAGAATGTGCTATAAAATGGTTTAGCATCAAGGGAAATAAGACATGTGATGTGTGCAAGCAGGAAGTGCGAAACCTCCCTGTGACATTGCTCAGACTACAGAATCGTCAGACTGTTAATAGGCGCCAGCCAAATGCAACTCAGCGACAAGAAGCTGCTCCCTACCG GGTATGGCAGGATGTCCCTGTTCTTGTCATGGTCAGCATGCTTGCCTATTTCTGCTTCTTGGAGCAACTTCTA GTTACTGAAATGGGCTCACGTGCTCTTGCTATATCTTTGCCTTTTTCTTGTGTTCTCGGTCTCCTTTCTTCCATGATTGCTTCAACAATGG CTAAGAGTAAGCCCCGTTCTCTCAGTGTTACTTTCCTCATTCACTGGGTTTGGAATTGCAATCAGTACAAATGCATCACTTGTTGA
- the LOC103983694 gene encoding uncharacterized protein LOC103983694 isoform X3 gives MENSAAPSDPSPEASPQGGRDREDGNIKGEISTAHHSRRPNLTTLQIPARTLEIPLPSARSNVLSSPGSVRAGLPPRPSSTRAKSSIRSLFPQRSLKTKNSTPEGDRTVLLIPRTPSSEGPQEQASTSRQFFITKVLPSTKALSSGSTNRTHSLPVTPVANCGPSAVQERHAIDLSNLQKSDVQTQIRRSFSVPGNAKNGSLRRMDSIGLVRVISATPHPVAVDNAIENDDIEAVNVTEDEGQDIPEEEAVCRICFVELAEGGETLKMECSCKGELALAHQECAIKWFSIKGNKTCDVCKQEVRNLPVTLLRLQNRQTVNRRQPNATQRQEAAPYRVWQDVPVLVMVSMLAYFCFLEQLLVTEMGSRALAISLPFSCVLGLLSSMIASTMVTVSKSYIWAYASFQFAIVILFAHIFYNVLRVSPVLSVLLSSFTGFGIAISTNASLVEYLRWRARRNLRLAQQQSDNRQQQESRNLPEVENGGNVRQHESENQIQNPDPSQQG, from the exons ATGGAGAATTCGGCGGCTCCGTCGGATCCTTCTCCCGAGGCGTCGCCGCAAGGAGGCCGCGACCGAGAG GATGGAAACATCAAAGGAGAGATTTCAACGGCTCATCATTCTCGGCGGCCAAACCTTACCACTTTGCAGATACCTGCAAGAACCTTGGAAATTCCATTGCCTTCTGCAAGATCAAATGTTTTGTCCAGTCCTGGTTCAGTAAGAGCAGGCTTGCCACCCAGGCCTAgttcaacaagggcaaaatcatccaTCAGAAGTCTTTTCCCACAAAGGAGTCTTAAGACCAAAAACTCTACTCCAGAGGGTGATAGAACAGTTCTCCTGATTCCTCGAACACCTTCTTCAGAAGGACCACAAGAACAGGCATCAACATCAAGGCAGTTCTTTATTACCAAGGTCTTACCCTCTACCAAGGCCTTGTCCTCTGGTTCAACCAATAGAACACACTCTTTACCTGTGACACCAGTTGCCAATTGTGGTCCATCAGCTGTGCAGGAAAGACATGCGATTGACCTCTCCAATCTGCAA AAAAGCGATGTGCAGACACAAATCAGACGTTCATTTTCCGTTCCTGGGAATGCCAAGAATGGAAGTTTACGGAGAATGGATTCAATAGGTCTTGTCCGAGTTATTTCAGCAACCCCTCATCCTGTCGCTGTAGACAATGCCATTGAAAATGATGATATAGAGGCAGTTAACG TAACTGAAGATGAAGGTCAAGATATTCCGGAAGAAGAGGCAGTCTGCCGGATATGTTTTGTCGAACTTGCAGAAGGGGGAGAAACTCTTAAAATGGAATGTAGCTGCAAAGGAGAACTTGCACTTGCACACCAAGAATGTGCTATAAAATGGTTTAGCATCAAGGGAAATAAGACATGTGATGTGTGCAAGCAGGAAGTGCGAAACCTCCCTGTGACATTGCTCAGACTACAGAATCGTCAGACTGTTAATAGGCGCCAGCCAAATGCAACTCAGCGACAAGAAGCTGCTCCCTACCG GGTATGGCAGGATGTCCCTGTTCTTGTCATGGTCAGCATGCTTGCCTATTTCTGCTTCTTGGAGCAACTTCTA GTTACTGAAATGGGCTCACGTGCTCTTGCTATATCTTTGCCTTTTTCTTGTGTTCTCGGTCTCCTTTCTTCCATGATTGCTTCAACAATGG TTACAGTGAGCAAGAGCTACATTTGGGCTTATGCATCTTTCCAGTTTGCAATTGTAATCCTCTTTGCTCATATCTTTTATAACGTG CTAAGAGTAAGCCCCGTTCTCTCAGTGTTACTTTCCTCATTCACTGGGTTTGGAATTGCAATCAGTACAAATGCATCACTTGTTGAGTATTTAAGATGGAGGGCTAGGCGGAATTTACGTTTGGCACAGCAACAAAGTGACAATAGGCAGCAGCAAGAATCCAGAAACCTACCCGAAGTTGAAAATGGAGGTAATGTTAGGCAGCATGAATCAGAGAACCAGATCCAGAATCCTGACCCTTCTCAACAAGGATGA
- the LOC135672833 gene encoding BTB/POZ domain-containing protein At1g30440-like isoform X2, with protein MACVKLGSKTDGFQRQGQAWFCTTGLPSDVTVEVGEMTFHLHKFPLLSKCGLLEKLIRQKSEEGEDGCVIQLPDIPGGPKAFELAAKFCYGMKMELTASNVVYLRCAAEHLEMTEEIAEGNLITQTEVFLNQVVLRSWKDSIKALQTCDYVLPYAEDLQIVKRCIDSLAIKACKDPSLVGWPIVEHGPMQSPGGSILWNGISTGARPRYSSSDWWYEDVSCLSLPMYRRLISAMETRGIGQEIISGSLTFYARRHLPGLDRRQSISEANIRLEPRALMALPSEEEQRHLLEEIDKLLPSQKGLMSTKILFGLLRTAMILRASPSCMFNLERRIGMQLDQASLEDLLIPNFSDSTETLYNVDCIHRIVEHFVARNQMIGGASPDVADDDQFLGSPSLIPVIAVAKLVDGYLAEVASDANLKPSKFQALAAAIPDDVRPLDDGLYRAIDIYLKAHSWLAESQREELCRLMNCQKLSLEACTHAAQNERLPLRVVVQVLFFEQLQLKTSIAGCFLVSDNLDGSRPLRSGLPISGEDTGWASAIRENQVLKVSMDSMRMRVSELEKECSSMREELEKLTKGRSGWSAGGRKFRSNIIKGQICSAQEDAISKERDTAQTFEKEQLKLTKYKKHM; from the exons ATGGCCTGTGTGAAGCTTGGTTCGAAGACTGATGGGTTTCAACGGCAAGGGCAGGCCTG GTTCTGCACAACTGGCCTACCAAGTGATGTGACTGTTGAAGTTGGTGAGATGACCTTTCATCTTCACAAG TTCCCTCTGTTGTCAAAGTGTGGTCTTTTGGAAAAGTTGATTCGTCAAAAATCTGAAGAGGGAGAAGATGGTTGTGTCATACAATTACCTGATATTCCTGGTGGTCCAAAGGCTTTTGAACTTGCTGCCAAGTTCTGTTATGGTATGAAAATGGAACTGACTGCCTCAAATGTTGTTTATCTGCGGTGTGCCGCAGAGCATCTTGAAATGACAGAAGAAATTGCTGAGGGAAACTTGATCACCCAAACTGAGGTCTTTCTTAATCAAGTTGTTCTTCGTAGCTGGAAAGACTCAATTAAGGCACTGCAGACTTGTGATTATGTCCTTCCATATGCAGAAGATCTTCAAATTGTCAAGAGGTGCATTGATTCTTTGGCTATAAAGGCATGCAAGGATCCAAGCTTAGTTGGCTGGCCCATCGTTGAGCATGGTCCTATGCAAAGTCCTGGTGGGAGTATTCTGTGGAATGGTATAAGCACAGGAGCAAGACCTAGATATAGTAGCTCCGATTGGTGGTATGAGGATGTTTCTTGTTTGAGTTTGCCCATGTACAGGAGGTTGATATCTGCCATGGAAACCCGAGGCATCGGGCAAGAGATTATATCAGGGTCTCTTACCTTTTATGCCAGGAGGCATTTGCCAGGGCTTGACAGGCGCCAGAGCATCTCAGAAGCTAACATTCGTCTGGAACCCAGAGCTTTAATGGCTCTTCCATCTGAAGAAGAACAGAGGCATCTTCTTGAAGAGATTGATAAGCTATTGCCTTCACAGAAGGGTCTGATGTCAACTAAAATTTTGTTTGGACTTCTTCGCACCGCTATGATCCTGCGAGCCAGCCCCTCTTGCATGTTTAACTTGGAGAGAAGGATAGGAATGCAACTGGACCAGGCCTCCTTGGAGGATTTGTTGATTCCAAACTTTTCGGACTCCACCGAAACACTCTATAATGTGGACTGCATCCATAGAATTGTTGAGCATTTCGTAGCTAGGAATCAGATGATTGGCGGGGCCTCCCCTGATGTAGCCGATGATGATCAGTTTTTGGGATCACCTTCATTGATACCTGTAATCGCAGTTGCAAAGTTGGTTGATGGTTATCTGGCAGAGGTTGCATCGGATGCCAATCTAAAGCCATCAAAGTTTCAAGCATTGGCTGCTGCTATACCAGATGATGTTCGGCCATTGGATGATGGTCTCTATCGTGCCATTGACATATACCTGAAG GCACACTCGTGGCTCGCAGAGTCCCAGAGGGAAGAGCTATGCCGATTGATGAACTGTCAGAAGTTGTCCCTAGAAGCTTGCACCCATGCAGCTCAGAACGAGAGGCTTCCGCTTAGAGTGGTGGTCCAGGTGCTCTTCTTTGAGCAGCTTCAGCTTAAGACATCTATTGCTGGATGCTTCCTCGTGTCTGACAACCTCGATGGATCGAGACCTCTGAGGAGTGGGCTTCCGATCTCTGGCGAGGACACTGGGTGGGCATCGGCCATCAGGGAGAACCAGGTCTTGAAGGTGAGCATGGACAGCATGAGGATGAGGGTGTCTGAACTAGAAAAGGAGTGCTCAAGTATGAGGGAAGAACTCGAGAAGCTCACGAAGGGGAGGAGTGGGTGGAGCGCCGGCGGGAGAAAGTTCCGGTCTAACATTATCAAGGGCCAGATTTGCAGTGCCCAAGAGGATGCCATTAGCAAAGAGAGAGACACCGCACAAACGTTTGAGAAAGAGCAACTAAAGCTTACAAAATACAAGAAACATATGTGA
- the LOC135672833 gene encoding BTB/POZ domain-containing protein At1g30440-like isoform X1, translating to MTVICIAIFHKCNHGLNLKLIFCFCVKNLVLTEVIILLTKFNKTLTDILTNYLICCGFITVFLFRFCTTGLPSDVTVEVGEMTFHLHKFPLLSKCGLLEKLIRQKSEEGEDGCVIQLPDIPGGPKAFELAAKFCYGMKMELTASNVVYLRCAAEHLEMTEEIAEGNLITQTEVFLNQVVLRSWKDSIKALQTCDYVLPYAEDLQIVKRCIDSLAIKACKDPSLVGWPIVEHGPMQSPGGSILWNGISTGARPRYSSSDWWYEDVSCLSLPMYRRLISAMETRGIGQEIISGSLTFYARRHLPGLDRRQSISEANIRLEPRALMALPSEEEQRHLLEEIDKLLPSQKGLMSTKILFGLLRTAMILRASPSCMFNLERRIGMQLDQASLEDLLIPNFSDSTETLYNVDCIHRIVEHFVARNQMIGGASPDVADDDQFLGSPSLIPVIAVAKLVDGYLAEVASDANLKPSKFQALAAAIPDDVRPLDDGLYRAIDIYLKAHSWLAESQREELCRLMNCQKLSLEACTHAAQNERLPLRVVVQVLFFEQLQLKTSIAGCFLVSDNLDGSRPLRSGLPISGEDTGWASAIRENQVLKVSMDSMRMRVSELEKECSSMREELEKLTKGRSGWSAGGRKFRSNIIKGQICSAQEDAISKERDTAQTFEKEQLKLTKYKKHM from the exons ATGACGGTTATCTGTATTGCCATATTCCACAAATGCAACCATGGTTTAAATCTAAAACTAATTTTCTGTTTCTGTGTAAAGAATTTAGTGCTTACTGAAGTCATTATTTTGTTAACGAAGTTCAATAAAACATTAACAGATATTTTAACTAATTATCTAATCTGCTGCGGTTTTATTACTGTTTTCCTTTTTAGGTTCTGCACAACTGGCCTACCAAGTGATGTGACTGTTGAAGTTGGTGAGATGACCTTTCATCTTCACAAG TTCCCTCTGTTGTCAAAGTGTGGTCTTTTGGAAAAGTTGATTCGTCAAAAATCTGAAGAGGGAGAAGATGGTTGTGTCATACAATTACCTGATATTCCTGGTGGTCCAAAGGCTTTTGAACTTGCTGCCAAGTTCTGTTATGGTATGAAAATGGAACTGACTGCCTCAAATGTTGTTTATCTGCGGTGTGCCGCAGAGCATCTTGAAATGACAGAAGAAATTGCTGAGGGAAACTTGATCACCCAAACTGAGGTCTTTCTTAATCAAGTTGTTCTTCGTAGCTGGAAAGACTCAATTAAGGCACTGCAGACTTGTGATTATGTCCTTCCATATGCAGAAGATCTTCAAATTGTCAAGAGGTGCATTGATTCTTTGGCTATAAAGGCATGCAAGGATCCAAGCTTAGTTGGCTGGCCCATCGTTGAGCATGGTCCTATGCAAAGTCCTGGTGGGAGTATTCTGTGGAATGGTATAAGCACAGGAGCAAGACCTAGATATAGTAGCTCCGATTGGTGGTATGAGGATGTTTCTTGTTTGAGTTTGCCCATGTACAGGAGGTTGATATCTGCCATGGAAACCCGAGGCATCGGGCAAGAGATTATATCAGGGTCTCTTACCTTTTATGCCAGGAGGCATTTGCCAGGGCTTGACAGGCGCCAGAGCATCTCAGAAGCTAACATTCGTCTGGAACCCAGAGCTTTAATGGCTCTTCCATCTGAAGAAGAACAGAGGCATCTTCTTGAAGAGATTGATAAGCTATTGCCTTCACAGAAGGGTCTGATGTCAACTAAAATTTTGTTTGGACTTCTTCGCACCGCTATGATCCTGCGAGCCAGCCCCTCTTGCATGTTTAACTTGGAGAGAAGGATAGGAATGCAACTGGACCAGGCCTCCTTGGAGGATTTGTTGATTCCAAACTTTTCGGACTCCACCGAAACACTCTATAATGTGGACTGCATCCATAGAATTGTTGAGCATTTCGTAGCTAGGAATCAGATGATTGGCGGGGCCTCCCCTGATGTAGCCGATGATGATCAGTTTTTGGGATCACCTTCATTGATACCTGTAATCGCAGTTGCAAAGTTGGTTGATGGTTATCTGGCAGAGGTTGCATCGGATGCCAATCTAAAGCCATCAAAGTTTCAAGCATTGGCTGCTGCTATACCAGATGATGTTCGGCCATTGGATGATGGTCTCTATCGTGCCATTGACATATACCTGAAG GCACACTCGTGGCTCGCAGAGTCCCAGAGGGAAGAGCTATGCCGATTGATGAACTGTCAGAAGTTGTCCCTAGAAGCTTGCACCCATGCAGCTCAGAACGAGAGGCTTCCGCTTAGAGTGGTGGTCCAGGTGCTCTTCTTTGAGCAGCTTCAGCTTAAGACATCTATTGCTGGATGCTTCCTCGTGTCTGACAACCTCGATGGATCGAGACCTCTGAGGAGTGGGCTTCCGATCTCTGGCGAGGACACTGGGTGGGCATCGGCCATCAGGGAGAACCAGGTCTTGAAGGTGAGCATGGACAGCATGAGGATGAGGGTGTCTGAACTAGAAAAGGAGTGCTCAAGTATGAGGGAAGAACTCGAGAAGCTCACGAAGGGGAGGAGTGGGTGGAGCGCCGGCGGGAGAAAGTTCCGGTCTAACATTATCAAGGGCCAGATTTGCAGTGCCCAAGAGGATGCCATTAGCAAAGAGAGAGACACCGCACAAACGTTTGAGAAAGAGCAACTAAAGCTTACAAAATACAAGAAACATATGTGA